The window TCTATCATTATGAAAACCATGACTTCTTGTTCATTTGCTGGCAGCATTGTCAgtaaatccccccccccccctccccttcCCCGCATGCTTTCATAGCCTATAGTGAAGAGGATTGCTTTTATATCTAATCTTTCTTTTGGTTTGATTGCTGATCCCTAAGCATCTCTTTTGCTTTGATATTTTGCATGGAAAGCAGTTCTCTGGTTGTGGCAAATGCTGGAGACTGCAGAGCTGTACTCTGTCGCCGTGCTAAAGCTATTGAGATGTCTAGAGATCACAAACCAGTTTGTTTGAGGGAAAAAGAACGCATTGAAGCTTCCGGAGGATATGTGGATGACGGTTACCTGAATGGACAACTCAATGTGGCTCGTGCTTTAGGAGATTGGCACCTGGAAGGACTAAAATCAATTGATGGTGGTCCCCTTAGTGGAGAACCCGAACTTATGAGCACCAGACTTACAGAAGAGGACGAGTTTCTCATAATAGGCTGTGATGGTATATGGGATGTCTTCATGAGCCAAAATGCTGTGGATTTCGCTCGTCGAAGGCTTCAAGAACACAATGATCCAGTGATGTGCAGCAAAGATATCGTTGACGAGGCTTTGAAAAGAAAGAGCGGGGACAATCTATCAGTGGTTGTGGTGTGTTTTAAGAAGCAGCCACCTCCTAACTTGGTTGCACCACGCGGAAGGGTGCATAGGAGCATTTCTGCAGAAGGTTTGAAGGAGTTGCAGAGTTTCTTGGATACCTTGAAAGATTAAGACGATATATCGTggtctttttgttttattttcttttagtttttcgGTTATCGTAGGAGTTCTTTTCTTAGGTGTTAAAGATCCCTCCTCCGTTCTTTTTCCTCCAATTGTTGTTTCTAATTCTTGTAGTTTATGCTGAAATGGTTAGATGATGGGAGAGAATAACAAACCAACTGTAACATGCGGCTCTGTTCTCTGATTACCAACATTTTATGCGTTTTAGGTGGTTCTGGACCTTCTTGGTAATCTTGATTTATGATAATATTTCCATTAAGTTTCTCATTGAGTCTTGTTAGCAGTATTATCCAACTTAGATGCGGGGTTGCATTCAGCTGGTTACTATGGATTTTGAATGTCTTACGTTTACATGAAATCGTTAACTTAATTTCAGCTGTGGACCTGTGGTTCGAAAATAGTTTACTCCATATTTACTCGAGTTAGCTTCTAAGcttcatttttgaattttgactaaTAATTTAGTCATCCATTTTCCCCTTTAGCTTCGATAGTTCTAAATTCTTTATGCTTTCGTATATGTAAACTTAAAATTAAAATCTCATTAAAGTAACACAGGAAACGTCAGAAGTTCTCTAATCGCTTTTTATAATTAGAGTTGTTGTTACAGAAGACATCAGGGAATGAAAGCGCGAAAAATCCTTTTTCTGTCTTCTCTTCACAAAGGAAGGAAGCATTAACAAAtacctcttcttcttcctttgcCTGGGCATTTGGATCTATTAGCAGTGGAGGACGAACTTTAGGCTTTTAAGAGGGGGAATCTCGTTCTTCACCGGGTCATCGAGTGATTAGCCTGCTCAATTCATTTTTCCATTCGATGATCTTCTGGATCTCATCGAAAATGTTTGATGATTCTTGGGACTTCTTTGGCGACCGTGAAGTCACCGGATGAATTGTCGAATTTTAATTAGATTAATGGTGTGTTCccatatcaacaacaataacaacagtattatcccacaccgtggggtctgggaagAGTAATGTGTACGCTAACCTTACCCCTACTTTGTGAGGATAGCGAgactatttccaatagaccctcggctcaggaaagtataagtaccacattaatgaaaataatgacaaGAAGGGACAATACCAAAAGCCCTATAAAAGCATAATAAagacaacaagatagtaaggttatcaacaatgaaagaaaacaacggttagtcataaaaacctactgccagcagaaagcgagactgcatgccaatactactgttatgaacactctatactacctactctactaccctaatactcgacctccataccttcctatcaagggtcatgtcctcggtcagttgAAGCTGCGCCATGTTTTGCCTAATCACTTCtctccacctcttctttggcctacctctacctctccgtaggccctccaaagtcaacctctcacaccttaTCACCGGGgcatctgtgctcctcccctcacatgaccaaaccacctaaaaTATATTACTACTATTTATGTTCACATTAATAGATCATTACGTTAAACATTATTTATAACTTGTTGAGGTTGTTACTGATTATATTGCATCGttttgttactttaaatataatatttattttgattgttatttaaattttattatatcctATTATTAAATTTATTGTTATGTAACAATGAAAATATCCCTTTTATGTAACAACCGATTTGGTGTAgtcgcgtcgttaccttatttttttcctcatgttgccatgattataattttatattactcTCTATCTTacctttttaaataattattttatctcATGCTCtgttttttctttataatattataagttaattttttaaattatcgGTATATGACATTATGAAACGATAAAAAATAGTATAATTTATCTAAATAGTATGCTCATTAAATATAACGATAcaatatgtaacaaccatccgaGCAAACGGTTAATTATGTGAACTGTTTCattcaaaaaaattaaattattagagTTAGCACTTTTAATTCACATCACATCACAAATTCCCATCATTCAAACTTTTCTCAATTCCTAATCACTTTCTTCTTGTATATACAATTTGGACACATGCTGATCATCCATGGAGATGTACTTTTTATAATGAGGGAGATAGGCACTCACAAGTTATGCTTATcttttcctgagccgagggtatATTAGAAACGACCTTTCTAtactcacaaggtaggggtaaggtttgcgtatacAGTACCTTCTCCATACCTTACGGTATGAAATAAAACTGGGTATGTTATTGAGATAGGCACACTGTCATATAACATAAACGGCCATATGTACATAATCCCCGACTCTAAAAAATAGGTCCATATGTACCATAATCTTTGACTCTCAAAAATCGGAATGATTGTTTGTAGTCGAGTTTTTTTCTCAAAATATGATTTTTTGAtagaatttcaaaaaatatacaaaatgcATGTGAAATGTGATCATCCGTCTTAAGTTAATTGAAATAGATAATGACATTAGGTTAAATCGCATTTCTGAAGTGTGAATCAAATTGAATAAATCGGATATGGAATGTGACTTCTAATGCGACTTGTAAATAGCATATCCCAAATGTGACTTATACAAATGCGACTTATAAATTGCATATACTAAATGCGATTTATAAATTGCTTGCCTACGTTTCATAAATCGCATCCTCCAAATGCGACTCATAAATAGCATACATTTAGATATGAGTCTTATAAACGCATTTCTTAATTGACGAATATAAGTCATAAAATGTGATGGTATACAGAGCTCTCTCTCTCATGATCTGCATTACTGCAAAAGGTTTACAGCAGAAATGGAAGTCTCTTCCGTACAAATGCTCTATACACATGTGACTTCCTCTGCCTCGAAACTGTAGCCTCTGCATTGCTACTCCAATTGCGGCTTTTGCCATTTCTTACAATTTATTAATTGAACTTCAGTTTCACTCTTCTTCTACTTGTGCAGCTCATTTTCTGCGCTGTTCAACGATGTCGCTTAGCTGATGATCTCTGCAGATTATCCATAAAATTGACTTCCTCTTCTCGATTTGGATGCCCGCTCGTTCGAATTTCAGGCgatttctctctatctctctctcgaTTTtgttggtgtgtgtgtgtgtgtgagaaaaTGCGAGCAGAAACATGTATTGCTTGTTAAGTTGCAACGCCGTCTGTGTGCGTGCGTGTGTGTTCTGGTTCTTCGTTCAGAAATTCGTATCTGCGACTATGtatgtcataattctgtatatgcaTGTATATGATATAGAAGATGTGTCATCTGGAAGTGATTCATTTTGAATACGCATTGGCTAGTTTCCTCTGGATACGGAATTTACATTTGCATTCAACTTATATTTTCTCAATTCCAAAAATCAAGTCTATATAATCAAAAAACTATGTTTCAATCCGAAGCTAGATGAGGTCGCTATACAGATCCTGACCATTCTCCTCTTCGGTATTGAACAGGTTTGAGCTATTTTACCATGACCTTCAACCTACAGTGATGCTACTCCTTTCTCCGGGCTTGAGACTGGTTTTAGTTTGTGTAGCTCGCGTGGAAGAGCTAATTAACAACACAAAACTAGTTATATCTTTTGGTTGAGTACTCAAATAAGTATAAATTGGTCGGTGTGTTAACTTGACGACTGATTTGTCCATGCTAATCTGTCTAATTCACATTTTCAATGGTCCTATTGGTTAGAATAAGGAAATGAGATTGCATTTCTGAAATAAACTGCATATTGATTTGAACTGTTGATCGAGTGTTTTGTTAATATAGTTAGCAGAATCTATGAGGCCTAATCACTGAAATTTCTTACGAACAGTTTCTGATACTGGTGTTGGAAGCaaattggaggaataccaatgtTTGAAATATAGAAACGATGCTGTTCTGACTAATCAATGGGGTAAGCAATTGGCAATTACATGCTTGTTATTTTTTTACTCTATTTTCTAAGCTATATTCCTCAGAGAGTTTTACCTGATAtgcatgtaactttggtttaagTTTCAGTAGATACCTATCGTCTAAAACATATCTGTGTATCGTATATATGAAAGAAACAAGACCTCATACTTTTATTCATCATTGCATAGACAGTAGTTCCTGTGGTTCTTAAATGGTGCATGTGACATAAGCCATAACTCTGGACTTTATTCTGACCGACTAAAATGCTGATTAAAGCACAAGAAAAAGTCGCCTTTGTATTCCATTTCTTGGAATATGAAGCATAACTTCATGCAACTTGAAGTTACTAGGGGCATTATTCTTCAGTTTTGAGCCAACAGATTAGGGAGCTGAAAAGGAGGAGCATATGGTGGGATGAGATGAAAGAGATAGATAAATATGAGGATTCTAGTGGCAAAGCAACAAAGCATTTTAGCAAATGACCAGGTCACATAAATGCCTTTGTTTTACTCCCATGGCTGCCGGacaagaaaactggaaaagaacataaagaaggaaaaaaagtactAACTAATATAAGAGTTCAATTTTTAATTATTCAGTTTCTGGAGGTTCACAGGTATTGCAACTAAAAATCATGCGTCTCTGCTTTTTGTGTTCTCCTGCCTGGAAGATACAATTGAAAGCCTTTCATAACTTCTCTTCTGCCACATGTGAGTTTGCTGATGATATAGTATCTTTTACATTGTAGATGGGATGATTTCTCTTGCAACTACAAGTAAGTCCAACCTTCTTGGTGAATAATTCTTTTGCTTAGTCAAATTTTATTGTTAGGacaaaaattgggaaattttgtTCTCCCTCTGTCCCAAATTAGTCATCACGCTTCTCTTCTCAAGAGTCAATTTGACTAATCTTCGAAGCTAAATTGAATTACATCAACTCAATATTTTACAATTAAAACTTAGATATTCAAAAACCATACGAAAAGTACTACAAGTTGCAATTTTTCTCTctaaaatgttgatcaaagttcACATAGTTTGACTACATCTTGGGACGGAGGGAGTATGTAGTATTTTTGGGAGTTTATTCATGATGTTGTCTGCACAAATTCCTCTAGCAAGTCCTATTATTTCCCTTGTCCTTTGAGGGATGTGATACTCAATGAACTTCACAAAGAGGAAGGTTAGGCAGCTTTCTAAAACTTGAGATATTTATAGGTCAAATTAATGCCACAATATTATCATTATTTCTATTCAAACAGTCTCAAAATCTTGAAATCTTTAACTTGGAAAAGAGGCATTACCACTAAAGCAAGTCCACATTTTCCTATGGGTAAATTGGGATCAGCTTTTTACTAAAAATGTCTCAATGCTAACTCTGCACTGAATCCTGCCTATTCATGTCTTGAATGATACAGTTCCCTAACCATTTACTTTTAATCAAAGAATACATGCTCATCCGTAACACCTTCTAAATATTAGCTAAAAAGTGGCATTGACGCAGTTTGACAGTAGATTGAACTTTATGTTGTTCTCCAACTTAAGCAATTCCAGTCAAGCTCACACAGCTTCTCTTTTAGCTTAGGGTGCTCATTATCTACTAGCAATAAACCGTTGATATTGCTTTGGAAGAATGATTTCTGGATAGTATTTATGATTCACATATATAGCATATTTCTTACTTTAACAATCTTACGTCTTACAAGTACATAAGTTGGAACTACTCCTATAATCTCATAGGATTGAGCATTGGTAGTTTAAATTGAGGGATGAAAATTGCAGGCATATCTGATAGTGAGATACACAACTTAAACTTAAATTTGAAAGAATCTAATTCTGCTGGGAGACTGACAAAGCTACCCTCAACTGCAAAGAATGGTGCCAAATTCAGGTATGCCATTTGCTGGGGTTCCATCCTTGTGATCCTACTCTTAAACTAGTTTTCTCTTGATTGTACCCATCTAGTCTTTCCCCTCTTCCTATGTTTCTGTTTTTCTGCACATGGTTAATTAGTTATACCTTGCAGCGGGACTGAAGTATCAGTATCAATATCCAAGAGCCTTGATGACTTATTGGCAGAGGTTACCTACTTTCTTCAGAAGGTTCAGTTTTCATGTTTATCAGCTCATTCTAGATATGATTTCTCAAATTCAAAGTAAATCTCTATTAACTCCAGTTTTTCATGGCTTTTTATGCAGATGATCCTTGTGAAGATTCCGGCAAGTTCATTTCTGTCCTTGATATGCTTTATAATTCGAATCAAATGCAACTATCTCCTCTATAGAGCCCTTTCATAGTTCTAAATGCAACTGTTTATTTTTGGAGGGGTTCACCATGTCAAAAAAAAAATCTGTCGTTATCAAATTCGCATTGAGATTTAAAATTTTTAAGTATATGTCTTTTTACCAAGTTCTTTGGACTTCTAATTATAATTAGGGAGTTATCTTTTTCCTTCTACTGTTTCCTAGGAAATAGCTAGGACCCCTACTTCTCTTGGCTGATAGTTTGTTTCTTCTTCCAGAAAGTTGTAATGGAATTCTTAGTTGGTGGCAATGATCCTTTGGGATCACATATTGAAAATCGTATTCTGGAAATTGAGGGAAGTTCTGCATATTCTCCTGTTGAAAGCATTAAATGCTTGGAAGTAGGATTCAAGGATTATGTTCGTAAGCGCTACACTGTCTTCTCAATTGGGTGAGTACTAGAGGGGTGCTAAGTTTTGTCTGATGAATGATGCATTCCTTCATCTACTTTTTGTTGAAGGGTGGAGATAATGTGTTAATAGGTCTTACTTCCACATATTGAATTCATAATTCTTAGGTGCtaaactcaaaaaaataaaaaggcagTACTTAGCAACTAAGTTGTTCGGCCATGGGTGCGGGTGTCCGACACGGGTgtggatctagaggtcggatccttcgaaatgtaaattctaagattcggaGATGcggatcctagtacggatacgggtgcgggaatccagctaaaaataattcaaaaaaccaaaaaatacaaaaatatctcTAAActatgagaaattttgtggaatacttatgtatagcttgtaaagtgtatatttcttttttattttcaagttgtagataagtaaggATTGATTTCCTGGATAAAGtatgttattttcttcaaatttaccctagttttggttatgatttcgggaatcaaattgtatctcgccTCGAATTTTTCCGTCTGTCGTAGTCAAAGTACCCAAAAATATTTGACCAgatccggtacggatcccatacccacactAGTGTCGTGCCGACATGGGTGCGGCACCTAAATTGCCGTGTCGGGGCAACTTAGCTTAGCAATGCTATTTCTTGTTTCTTCGTTGTCCAATCTGACGTAGTTTCCCGACCTTTGTCATTCTTTGCTTTACATGGAGTATTACATCTACTATCtgttagtttatagatatgtatagtatagtcttgtcccacattggaaaatgagtaatatctccttgtagtgtataacTATAAATACGGActtcttgtattgtatttatcatatAACCTATTTTCTCTcgtgctttctcacatggtatcgGAGCATTAGTGAGAAATCCGTCGATGTGCATCATTCCAGCGACTTCCGGGAAGAAAGACCTCTTCGCCGTGCAATTTTCCGGCGACTTAGAAGGCTGTCCGCAAGAAAATCACTTTTTGTTGGTGTTGtgcaaaaaccaacaccaccacaagACTCCTCAGGTtccggcgaccaaaccccagtcAACCCCACCGGAAAACTCACGTCCACGCGCCCTCACGCACAtggaaaagaaatttttttcCGGCAAAATCTGacccacgcgccggcgcgtgagcaCTGTTCCGGCCAGATTTTGAAAAAGTTCCAGTTGAACAGTAGGATCGTCTGGTAATTTTGATCCTACCCTCACTGGTTTTTTTGCATTCCGACAACTTTGAGTTTTTCCGACTGCTACAGTAGATTCGGCGAGCTACAGTGTTTCCAGCGTGAACAGTGTTTCCGGCGCAGAACAATGTTCTGTTTTCCTGCTGTAAACAGTGTTTTTCAAGCTATTTCTCCAGAGTTCTCACAAGAGTTATTTATTTCCGctatttcaagttaaccctacTACTACAAATTGTAGCGACATAGGAACCGATGTTTTTaatag is drawn from Nicotiana tabacum cultivar K326 chromosome 22, ASM71507v2, whole genome shotgun sequence and contains these coding sequences:
- the LOC107821517 gene encoding putative protein phosphatase 2C 22, producing MEDSKLMFDNCRESESSSNSKPPNPLAGGHHRLVASATKRSLVRHPSLVRTKLSDVSLEPRADTGDHATEYIPLLRSGAWADIGSRSSMEDVYVCADNFMNHYRSTSSNEGNHAFYGVFDGHGGKHAADFACYHLPRFIAEDEDFPRQIDRAISSAFLQTDTAFAEACTLDADLASGTTALAALVIGSSLVVANAGDCRAVLCRRAKAIEMSRDHKPVCLREKERIEASGGYVDDGYLNGQLNVARALGDWHLEGLKSIDGGPLSGEPELMSTRLTEEDEFLIIGCDGIWDVFMSQNAVDFARRRLQEHNDPVMCSKDIVDEALKRKSGDNLSVVVVCFKKQPPPNLVAPRGRVHRSISAEGLKELQSFLDTLKD